Genomic segment of Geminocystis herdmanii PCC 6308:
CTTGGTGAGTATAAAATAGAAAAGGAATCAACTTTAATCAAATCTAAAAATTGTGACTGTTACACCTATTAAAAATAATTCTAATTTAACTCAAGTACCTGACAACTTTGGACGTTTCGGCAAATACGGCGGAAAATATGTACCCGAAACCCTCATGCCCGCCCTGAGTGAATTAGAAACCGCCTATAGTCAGTATAAGCTCGATCGAGACTTTCAAGCAGAATTAAATCAATTACTAAAAGACTATGTAGGTAGAGCAAACCCTCTATATTTTGCCGAAAGACTCACCCAACATTACGCTAAACCAGACGGCACAGGCGCTCAAATTTACCTAAAACGAGAAGACTTAAACCATACAGGCGCTCATAAAATTAATAATGCCCTAGGGCAAGTTTTACTCGCCGTGCGCATGGGGAAAAAACGTATTATTGCAGAAACAGGAGCAGGACAACATGGAGTTGCCACCGCCACCGTATGCGCTCGTTTCGGTTTAGATTGTGTAATCTATATGGGTGTAGAAGATATGGAACGCCAAAAGCTCAACGTTTTTAGAATGAGACTTTTAGGGGCAAAAGTTCAACCTGTATCCGCAGGAACTGGCACACTCAAAGATGCTACGTCCGAAGCCATTCGAGATTGGGTAACAAATGTTGAGACTACTCATTATATCTTAGGTTCGGTGGCTGGGCCTCATCCTTATCCGATGATGGTAAGAGATTTTCATGGAGTCATCGGCAAAGAAACCCGTAGCCAGTGTGTAGAAAAATGGGGCGGTTTACCAGATATTTTACTCGCTTGTGTGGGCGGTGGCTCAAATGCTATGGGTTTATTTTATGAGTTTGTCGGCGATGCTTCTGTGCGTTTAATTGGAGTGGAAGCGGAAGGAAGCGGTATTGCTTCAGGAAAACACGCTGCCACTTTAACTCAAGGCAAACCCGGAGTTTTACACGGTGCTATGAGTTATTTACTTCAAGATACAGAAGGGCAAGTAACAGAAGCCCATTCTATCAGTGCAGGGTTAGATTATCCGGGAGTAGGACCAGAACATAGTTACTTAAAAGATGAAGGTAGAGGAGAATATTACAGCGTCACCGATGGGGAGGCTTTAGAGGCTTTTCAATTGGTATGTAAACTAGAAGGTATTATTCCTGCCTTAGAAACTGCTCACGCTTTTGCTTATCTGGAAAAATTATGCCCTAATATTGAAGGTAGCCCTCGTATTGTTATTAATTGTTCTGGACGTGGTGACAAAGATGTGCAAACTGTTGCTAAATATATTGATGGCATAGACTTGTAATTTACAATTAGATTATAGGTGTTGAAAATTAAGAATTAAGAATTAAGAATTAAGAATTATCTCCCCAACTCCCTAATTCCCTAATTCCCTAATTCCCTAATTCTCCTAATTCCCTAACTCCCCTTCTCTCTAATCAAAGATTATCGAATAAAGATTCTAAATCAAGGTGTTTTTCGATTAAATCTGCTAAAGAATCTAGTAATTCTTCCCTTTGCTGACGATAATTACTAATACCTGTGGGTAAGGATGGTAAACCTCTTTTTTGTCTTAATGTATTTAACCACGCTCTGCGCCATGCACCATTGTCGAAGATTCCATGAAGATAACATCCCCAGACATTTTTGCTTTCATTTACTATGCCTAAAGTGTCATCATCAAATATAGGAAAATAATTCATCTTTTTTTGTTTACCCACAGAAGGGATTATTTCTGTATATCCTTGATGGATTTCATAACCATCTACGGGTAAACCTTGTTGGGGATAATTAGCGAAGACTTCTCGTTGACGGGTGATTTTTTCTCGTTTTAAAATGGTTTTGATGGGTAATAAGTCTAATCCTTGACAATTTTCTGCTAATCCTTCAAGATGATCAGGATCACATATTATCTGTCCTAACATTTGAAAACCACCACAAATCCCTAAAATTGTGCCTCCTGATTCGACATATTCTTGAATTTGTGTCATCATTCCTGTTTTTTGCAATATTTCTAAGTCTTCGATCGAAGTCTTAGTGCCGGGTATAATAACAGCATCAGGATAGCCTAATTGTTCGTAAGGTTCAATATATTCTATTAAAACTCTATCTTCCGCTTCAAGGGGATCAAAATCGGTAAAATTGGAAATATGAGGTAATTTTATCACACTAATCTTTAATTCATAACCTTTTTTGTGATTGGTTCGATCGAGCAAACCAAGGGAATCTTCCGAAGGTAAAGCCGAATCAAACCAAGGAATCACCCCCAACACAGGAATTTGGGTATAGTTTTCTAACCATTCTATACCCGGAGTTAAAATAGTTACATCACCTCTAAACTTATTAATCACGATACCCTTAATTAACGATCGTTCTTCTGGTTCAAGGAGTGCTAAAGTACCGACAATATGAGCAAAAACTCCCCCCCTTTCAATATCCGCCACCAAAATAGTCTCAGCGTTGAGATGTTTTGCCACTCGCATATTGGTTAAATCACGATGTTTAAGATTTATTTCCGCAGGGCTACCAGCTCCCTCACATACTACCAAATCAAATTCCTGTGCTAAAATCTCCAGACATTCTTTGATATTATCCCAACCCTTATCAAAATAATTTTCATAGTATTCCTTCGCATTGGTAACTCCTACTACCTCACCCTTCATAATCACCTGAGAAGTCATATTACCTTGAGGTTTAAGTAAGATAGGATTCATCTCTACCCTAGGGGCAATTTTCGCACCCCATGCCTGTAGTGCTTGAGCATATCCCATTTCCCCCCCCGTTGCCGTTACATAGGCATTTAAAGCCATATTTTGTCCTTTAAAAGGAGTCACTAACCAACCTTTACGCCATAATAAACGACATAAACCCGTGACTAAAGATGATTTTCCAGCGTGGGAAGTAGTACCCACTACCATAATTGCTTTCATAGTGAATAATTAGACTTCTTGCAGAAATCGAGTAATGAGTAATAAGTCATAAGTTAAGAAATTTATGTTTTCAACTTTACAGTAGATTTTACTTTTTATTTTGCACTCGTGTCTATTAATAATTGATAATTGATAGTGGATAATTGATAGTTGATAAATAATTATGAAAGTAAAAGCCGCCGTTGCCTTAGAAGCAGGAAAACCACTCTCGATCGAAATTATAGACTTACAACCCCCTCAAGCAGGAGAAGTCTTAGTCGAAATAAAAGCCACGGGAATTTGCCATACCGATGCCTATACTTTATCAGGAAAAGACCCTGAAGGTTTATTTCCCAGTATCTTAGGTCATGAAGGAGCTGGAGTTGTGGTAGAAGTAGGTAAAGACGTTAAAAGCCTGAAAGTGGGAGATCATGTGATCCCCTTATATGTGCCAGAATGTCGAGAATGTGAATATTGTCTCAGTTTCAAGACTAATCTTTGTCAGGCAATTCGAGTTACTCAAGGTAAAGGTTTGATGCCCGATGGTAGTAGTCGTTTCTCCCTCGATGGTAAGCCTTTATATCATTATATGGGGACTTCTACCTTTGCTAATTATACCGTTGTGCCTGAAATTGCCTTAGCGAAAATTCGTCAAGATGTGCCTTTTGAAAAAGTTTGTTATATCGGTTGTGGTGTAACGACTGGAGTTGGTGCAGTTATTAACACCGCCAAAGTTGAAGCTGGGGCGAATGTTATCGTTTTTGGTTTAGGAGGTATCGGTTTAAATGTCATCCAAGCCTGTCGTATGGTAGGGGCAAACATGATTATCGGTGTGGATATTAATTCTAGCAAAAGATCGATCGCCGAAAAATTTGGTATGACTCACTTTGTTAACCCCCAAGAAGTAGAAGGTGATTTAGTGCCTTATTTAGTTGACTTAACCAAAGGAGGAGCAGACTATACTTTTGAATGTATAGGCAACACTAAAGTTATGCGTCAAGCCTTAGAATGTTGTCATAAAGGTTGGGGAGTTTCCACTATCATCGGTGTTGCTGGTGCAGGAGAGGAAATTAGTACAAGACCTTTCCAATTAGTGACAGGACGAGTCTGGAAAGGAAGTGCCTTTGGCGGTGCAAGGGGAAGAACTGATGTACCTAAAATTGTCGATTGGTATAAAGAAGGCAAAATTAATATTGACGATTTAATCACCCATGTCATGCCCTTAGAAGAAATAAACACCGCTTTTGATTTAATGCACAAAGGGGAATCCATTCGCAGTGTCGTGACGTTTTAAATCTTGACTTATACGGGAATACCTCAGTTCGATAAAAGAATTCTTGAGGTTAATAGGTTTCAGGTGGCAGGTTGCAGGTTGCAGGTTTCAGGTGTAGTTTTCAGAAGATGATATAATTCTATCAAAAAATTGAACATAAACAAATCAATTAAGATATATTTTTTGTCAATTCTTTAACCCTTTCCGATACCTGACACCTAACACCTTTACAGCACCGAAAATTTTATGGTTCACTCAGGTTATACAGGAATGCGAAAATGAAAGATTCTGATAGACTAGATTATAAATTATCTAGGGTTTGCTGAATAAGTCAGAAAACTATAAAAATCAAAGGTTTAGACATAATACATTCACCAAAAAGTGTGCAGTTTTAAGGATTTTTATTCAAAAATTCAACACTTTTAACCTTATTTTTTAAAATACAACTATACTCATTCTATCTATTATACTCATCAAGGTTATAATCTGATGTTGCAAAATGTACAGTTGCCTTTTGCCTACTTGCCTTTTGCCTACCTTCACCAAACTCAAGTTATACCCTCGCCAAGTATAACAGCATCAAAACCTTGATGTTTCAGTATTTCTCCTATCTCCTGTCTCCTAACTCCTATCTCCCTAATCGATAAAGACTATGAGGCAAACCCTAGTTAATGTTATCGAATATCTTAGAAAAATTTGTTTAAGACAATTAATTCATAATCGCTTCTTTGAAACGAATTTCATCCCGTTGAGGATCACAGAAATGTACTTGTAGTCTAATTTGTTCGCCAATTTTTGGAACACGATCGAACCTATGGGGAAATTCTAAACCTAAATCTTCTAATAAAATCAAGGCTAAATTCTCGTCTTCCCGTAACCAGCGCAAGACTAAACCATGCCAAACTTCGCTACTATGTTTTAGTAAATATTGTAAACTCCAATAACGATTCGTTTGTCTTTCAACTAATACCGCTTCGGAAGATGTTGCCATGACTTCAAAAATCATCTCTTGCATTCTATCCCGTGGGAAAGGTAATTCATCCCCCTGTAGGTAGGCTTTGATTTGAAAATGGGCGAGTAAGTCAGTATAACGACGAATAGGGGAGGTAACTTGGGTATAGGTTTCTAAACCTAAACTAGCATGACGTGCCGCCGATAATCCTGTTTCACTTTTTGGCATACAACGTCTTAAAGCACATGATCTTACAGGCCCAGGGGGCAAAAGTATTAATTCTTCTTCTGGGGGTAATTCGGGTTGGGGTTGACTGCGAAAGGCAACGGGAATACTGTTTTCTTGACAGAATCTTCCTGCGATTTCTCCCGTTAAAATCATCATTTCGGCTACTAATGAACGAGAAAAAGAGGGATCAAGTAGCTCGATCGAAACTTCTTCATTGTCCTTCACTTTAATAATAGCTTCAGGCATAGAAATCATAACAGAGCCATTATCTTTGCGCCACTGCGATCGTTTTTTGGCGGCTTCGGCTAACTGTTTTACCTCTTTTTCCGCTTGAATATCTAAATGCAACATTTCGTCAACATCATGATAGGTTAAACGGTAAGTTGGCTTAATGAGGGTAGAGTGAATTTCATAGTCTATAACCCCGCCATCATCGGCTAGAGTTACCCCAAAACTCAATGCAGGGCAAATTTGACCCTGAACTAAACTCATGGGTCCTGTAGCTAATTCTGGGGGAAACATGGGAATCATTCCCGTAGGAAGGTATAAACTGGTACTACGTTTACGCGCTTCTTTGTCTAAAATGTCGTCGGGCTTGATTAAACGGGTAGGATCTGCTATATGTATCCAATAACGTAATGTGCCATCTTCGAGGGTTTCTACGCTTAAACCGTCGTCGATTTCTTCGGTAGTTTCGTCATCGATCGTATATACTTTATGATGAGTTAAGTCTAACCGATTTGACAAGTCATCGATCGAACCTGTGGTAATTTGTTCGAGAATTAGATGCGCCGCTTCGGATACTTGTAGTGGGAAGTAGTTGGGATAAGAACTACGACGTAAAAAGATATTTTCGTGTTTATCCCATAGTTTCAAATCTATGAGTAATTGTACGGCAGAATCACCGCTTTTGGGTCGATCGAGTGCTTCTAAAATTTCTTGGGCTTGTTTAGGAGGGTTATCAGGTTGTAAGGCATATTTTTCTAAAAAGTTGAGTCTGACGGAATCGCCATTTTCCCATTTGAAGGTTTCCCCTGCTAAAGCCTTTTGTAGTTTGAGGATAAACCCTTCTTTTTCCTGTTTTTTTTGCTCTTCGATTTCAATTTTATGCTTAATTTCTTCTACTTGAGAGTTCGATCGAGGTTCATAAATATCCCCTTTTTTCTTAAAATAAATTTTATCCTCAGAAAGCAAAACATGGGTTGCATAGCACACCGCAGGAGTATCTTCCGAAAAAATCAGAGATGCCAATTCAGAAGGAGTGACAGGAGTAGCATCTTCCACCAATAATTCCCAAGCCGTTTCTAAACTAGATTCATCTAAATAAGGTACAATATCTTCCTTAAATTGGGGTATTTCCGTGTATTTAAAAGATTGTCCTTGAATTTGATAATCTACTCTTTGAGGACGAATTTTGTGGGGATTTCCTCTTTCATCAATGGCAATCCAATCTTTTTTGCCTTCTGGTTTATCTATTACTGCTAAACGACGATCGTTATTAACTCTAAATTCAACTAAAGTACCTTTTTCCACCCTTATCAGTCCTTAATCTCTAATTTCGATTACCTTATCTAATGTACCTCATTAGTGGATAATTGAGAATAAGTTATAGTAAAAGTAGAAAAGCCCGATGATTATTGGTTTAACGGGAGGAATTGCCACAGGAAAATCGACTGTATCCAACTATTTGCAAGAAAAATATGCCATTCCAGTATTAGATGCTGATATAATTGCAAGGGATGCAGTTAAAATTAATTCTTCTATTTATTATAATATTATCGATCGATATGGAGAAAATATTTTATTAAATGATGGTAACTTAAATAGAAACAAGTTAGGTAATATTATTTTTAATAATTATGCTGAAAAAATCTGGTTAGAATCAAAGATACATCCTTTTGTTAGAGATAGTTTTGAGAGAAAAATTCAAGAGTTATCTAACCCGATAATTATCTTATCTATTCCCTTACTTTTTGAAGCAAACATGACAGATTTAGTCGATCAAATTTGGGTTATAAATTGTGATTTTGC
This window contains:
- the trpB gene encoding tryptophan synthase subunit beta, whose product is MTVTPIKNNSNLTQVPDNFGRFGKYGGKYVPETLMPALSELETAYSQYKLDRDFQAELNQLLKDYVGRANPLYFAERLTQHYAKPDGTGAQIYLKREDLNHTGAHKINNALGQVLLAVRMGKKRIIAETGAGQHGVATATVCARFGLDCVIYMGVEDMERQKLNVFRMRLLGAKVQPVSAGTGTLKDATSEAIRDWVTNVETTHYILGSVAGPHPYPMMVRDFHGVIGKETRSQCVEKWGGLPDILLACVGGGSNAMGLFYEFVGDASVRLIGVEAEGSGIASGKHAATLTQGKPGVLHGAMSYLLQDTEGQVTEAHSISAGLDYPGVGPEHSYLKDEGRGEYYSVTDGEALEAFQLVCKLEGIIPALETAHAFAYLEKLCPNIEGSPRIVINCSGRGDKDVQTVAKYIDGIDL
- a CDS encoding S-(hydroxymethyl)glutathione dehydrogenase/class III alcohol dehydrogenase, which produces MKVKAAVALEAGKPLSIEIIDLQPPQAGEVLVEIKATGICHTDAYTLSGKDPEGLFPSILGHEGAGVVVEVGKDVKSLKVGDHVIPLYVPECRECEYCLSFKTNLCQAIRVTQGKGLMPDGSSRFSLDGKPLYHYMGTSTFANYTVVPEIALAKIRQDVPFEKVCYIGCGVTTGVGAVINTAKVEAGANVIVFGLGGIGLNVIQACRMVGANMIIGVDINSSKRSIAEKFGMTHFVNPQEVEGDLVPYLVDLTKGGADYTFECIGNTKVMRQALECCHKGWGVSTIIGVAGAGEEISTRPFQLVTGRVWKGSAFGGARGRTDVPKIVDWYKEGKINIDDLITHVMPLEEINTAFDLMHKGESIRSVVTF
- the coaE gene encoding dephospho-CoA kinase (Dephospho-CoA kinase (CoaE) performs the final step in coenzyme A biosynthesis.), translated to MIIGLTGGIATGKSTVSNYLQEKYAIPVLDADIIARDAVKINSSIYYNIIDRYGENILLNDGNLNRNKLGNIIFNNYAEKIWLESKIHPFVRDSFERKIQELSNPIIILSIPLLFEANMTDLVDQIWVINCDFATQLDRLKSRNNLTQKQAVDRINSQMPLSEKVKKADIVIDNNHNLLELYDRIDEIMSIESNKN
- a CDS encoding ribonuclease catalytic domain-containing protein, with translation MEKGTLVEFRVNNDRRLAVIDKPEGKKDWIAIDERGNPHKIRPQRVDYQIQGQSFKYTEIPQFKEDIVPYLDESSLETAWELLVEDATPVTPSELASLIFSEDTPAVCYATHVLLSEDKIYFKKKGDIYEPRSNSQVEEIKHKIEIEEQKKQEKEGFILKLQKALAGETFKWENGDSVRLNFLEKYALQPDNPPKQAQEILEALDRPKSGDSAVQLLIDLKLWDKHENIFLRRSSYPNYFPLQVSEAAHLILEQITTGSIDDLSNRLDLTHHKVYTIDDETTEEIDDGLSVETLEDGTLRYWIHIADPTRLIKPDDILDKEARKRSTSLYLPTGMIPMFPPELATGPMSLVQGQICPALSFGVTLADDGGVIDYEIHSTLIKPTYRLTYHDVDEMLHLDIQAEKEVKQLAEAAKKRSQWRKDNGSVMISMPEAIIKVKDNEEVSIELLDPSFSRSLVAEMMILTGEIAGRFCQENSIPVAFRSQPQPELPPEEELILLPPGPVRSCALRRCMPKSETGLSAARHASLGLETYTQVTSPIRRYTDLLAHFQIKAYLQGDELPFPRDRMQEMIFEVMATSSEAVLVERQTNRYWSLQYLLKHSSEVWHGLVLRWLREDENLALILLEDLGLEFPHRFDRVPKIGEQIRLQVHFCDPQRDEIRFKEAIMN
- the cobQ gene encoding cobyric acid synthase CobQ; the protein is MKAIMVVGTTSHAGKSSLVTGLCRLLWRKGWLVTPFKGQNMALNAYVTATGGEMGYAQALQAWGAKIAPRVEMNPILLKPQGNMTSQVIMKGEVVGVTNAKEYYENYFDKGWDNIKECLEILAQEFDLVVCEGAGSPAEINLKHRDLTNMRVAKHLNAETILVADIERGGVFAHIVGTLALLEPEERSLIKGIVINKFRGDVTILTPGIEWLENYTQIPVLGVIPWFDSALPSEDSLGLLDRTNHKKGYELKISVIKLPHISNFTDFDPLEAEDRVLIEYIEPYEQLGYPDAVIIPGTKTSIEDLEILQKTGMMTQIQEYVESGGTILGICGGFQMLGQIICDPDHLEGLAENCQGLDLLPIKTILKREKITRQREVFANYPQQGLPVDGYEIHQGYTEIIPSVGKQKKMNYFPIFDDDTLGIVNESKNVWGCYLHGIFDNGAWRRAWLNTLRQKRGLPSLPTGISNYRQQREELLDSLADLIEKHLDLESLFDNL